A genomic region of Bernardetia sp. ABR2-2B contains the following coding sequences:
- a CDS encoding penicillin-binding protein: MAKTGIRKYILARVRIAFLVVALVALVIVYKMMNIQIVEGERWSSKARGVEMRDVQPTRGSILADDGSLLATSLPFYRVAIDPTVADSSIFESGIDSLGMLLSNFFEEKREPSYYVNLLREDRKNNRKYHILSKELISHEKYKKLSQFPIFREGRNKGGAIYEQVDQRFLPFNDLARRTIGFVTEEDSTQSLNGRGLEYSFNSELQGVAGEALYELIAGGFWKPVDDMSQVRPKPGIDIQTTIDINLQDTVHQILQNYLRQYKAEYGSIILMEVATGEIKALVNLGINSNGSYVENNNYAVGDMGLAEPGSTFKLMSMAALFEDEEIPISLEDSVQTGDGVHKYYDDAIMRDVSALGKLSVQEIFEKSSNVGMSLLVWKYFRKNPEKYYEYLKKFGLSRPLGFQMAGEAQPYIKSPSDSSWSGSTLPWMSIGYELKLSPLQTLSFYNTVANNGVMVEPIIVSQTRQAGKTLKSFDAKVLNNQTISEKTVKILQTMLRGAVENGTAKKIDTKTYQIAGKTGTAEKVRNGEYTEDHYTSFAGYFPADNPKYSCIVIIDDPKTDKRYASEVAAPVFRRVSDVVYQRYLHKPLSEVEPTSIDSLKMRLPFIRAGYRPDLDLVCSQLGIKTETQTAQQWVKTKVATDTVMWIDNQAAESLVPDVRGMRLRDALYLLENLGMKVAFEGKGRIISQSLNPGVAIQKGKTIYLKLKE, from the coding sequence ATGGCAAAAACAGGAATAAGAAAATATATACTCGCTCGTGTCCGAATCGCCTTTTTGGTGGTTGCATTGGTTGCTTTAGTGATTGTTTATAAAATGATGAACATTCAGATTGTAGAAGGCGAACGCTGGAGCAGCAAAGCAAGAGGCGTAGAGATGCGTGATGTACAACCCACTAGAGGAAGCATTTTAGCAGATGATGGAAGTCTTTTGGCTACGTCTTTGCCTTTCTATCGTGTTGCTATTGACCCAACAGTTGCAGACAGCAGTATTTTTGAAAGTGGAATTGATTCTTTAGGTATGCTCTTATCTAACTTTTTTGAAGAGAAAAGAGAACCTAGTTATTATGTAAATCTTCTACGAGAAGACCGTAAGAACAACAGAAAATACCATATTCTCAGTAAAGAACTTATTAGCCATGAAAAGTATAAAAAACTATCTCAATTTCCCATTTTTAGAGAAGGAAGAAACAAAGGAGGTGCAATTTACGAACAAGTCGATCAGCGTTTTTTACCTTTTAATGACCTTGCAAGACGTACAATAGGCTTTGTAACCGAAGAAGACTCTACACAATCTCTAAATGGTAGAGGTTTGGAATATAGCTTTAATAGCGAACTGCAAGGCGTTGCAGGAGAAGCACTTTACGAACTCATTGCAGGTGGTTTTTGGAAACCCGTTGATGATATGTCGCAAGTCAGACCCAAACCAGGGATTGATATTCAGACTACAATTGATATAAATCTGCAAGATACTGTTCATCAGATTTTACAAAACTATCTTCGTCAATACAAGGCAGAATATGGTTCAATTATTTTGATGGAAGTAGCAACAGGAGAAATAAAAGCACTTGTAAATTTAGGAATCAACTCAAACGGTTCGTACGTAGAAAACAATAATTATGCTGTCGGAGATATGGGACTTGCCGAACCAGGATCAACATTTAAGCTGATGTCTATGGCTGCTCTTTTTGAAGATGAAGAAATTCCGATTTCATTAGAAGATAGCGTACAGACAGGCGATGGAGTTCATAAATATTACGACGATGCAATTATGCGTGATGTTTCTGCACTTGGAAAGTTGAGTGTGCAAGAGATTTTTGAAAAATCGTCCAATGTTGGAATGTCGCTTTTGGTGTGGAAATATTTCCGTAAAAATCCTGAAAAGTATTATGAATATCTCAAAAAATTTGGTCTTTCTCGTCCGTTAGGTTTTCAAATGGCAGGAGAAGCACAACCATATATAAAATCTCCTTCTGATTCTTCATGGAGTGGAAGTACATTGCCTTGGATGTCTATTGGTTATGAGCTTAAATTATCTCCTCTCCAAACGCTTTCATTCTATAATACAGTGGCTAATAACGGCGTAATGGTTGAACCTATTATCGTAAGCCAAACCCGTCAAGCAGGAAAAACACTAAAAAGCTTTGATGCGAAAGTTTTGAATAATCAAACTATTTCAGAAAAGACAGTCAAGATTTTACAGACGATGCTTCGTGGTGCAGTAGAAAACGGAACTGCCAAAAAAATAGATACCAAAACTTATCAAATTGCAGGGAAAACAGGAACTGCCGAAAAGGTCAGAAATGGAGAATATACCGAAGACCACTACACCTCTTTTGCTGGTTATTTTCCTGCCGATAATCCAAAATACTCTTGTATTGTAATTATTGATGACCCAAAAACAGACAAGCGTTATGCTTCTGAAGTAGCTGCCCCAGTTTTTCGTAGAGTTTCAGATGTGGTGTATCAGCGTTATTTACACAAGCCACTTTCAGAAGTTGAGCCAACATCAATCGATAGTTTGAAAATGCGTTTGCCATTTATTCGTGCTGGTTATCGCCCAGATTTGGATTTGGTGTGTTCACAATTAGGCATCAAAACAGAAACACAAACAGCACAACAATGGGTAAAAACCAAAGTTGCTACTGATACAGTTATGTGGATAGACAATCAAGCTGCCGAGAGTCTTGTTCCTGATGTGCGTGGAATGCGCCTCCGTGATGCCCTTTATTTGTTGGAAAACTTAGGAATGAAAGTAGCCTTTGAAGGAAAAGGAAGAATTATATCACAATCTTTAAATCCGGGAGTAGCAATTCAGAAAGGAAAAACTATTTATTTGAAGTTGAAGGAGTAA